The following are encoded together in the Coffea arabica cultivar ET-39 chromosome 1c, Coffea Arabica ET-39 HiFi, whole genome shotgun sequence genome:
- the LOC113730491 gene encoding ABC transporter G family member 31-like isoform X3, which translates to MTQAKSIRAIKKMTLLLGPPGSGKSTLLRALAGKIDEGLKKSGNISYNGQKLEEFCIQRTSAYISQTDNHIAELTVRETLDFAARCQGASEGFAEYMKDLTRLERERNIRPIPEIDAFMKASSVGGTKHSVSTEYYLKILGLDACSDTLVGNEMLRGISGGQRKRVTTGEMVVGPRKTLFMDEISTGLDSSTTYQIVKCLRNFVHLMEGTILMALLQPAPETFDLFDDLIVISEGYIVYQGPRADVVDFFESLGFRLPPRKGVADFLQEVTSRKDQAQYWADRSKPYVFIPVPKIVEAFQNSRYGHDLAANISASYDKSNAHPSALSKSKYAVSIWELFKACFARELLLISRHRFLYIFRTCQVAFVGFVTCTMFLRTRLHPTDLTNGNLYLACLFFGLVHMMFNGLSELPIMIFRLPVFYKQRDNFFHPAWAWSVSSWITRVPYSVIEAAVWSCVVYYSVGFAPSPGRFFRYMLLLFSMHQMALALFRMMASVSRDITISNTFGSAALLVIFLLGGFIMPKEMIKPWWAWAFWVSPLSYGQRAISVNEFTATRWMEKTTSGNISLGYSILQSHSLPSAGYWYWLGFGVLLVYTLLLNIAGTMALTFLNPIRKSQATIPPEVTQENTVENGSVANSESDTIPSRLGHRKKGMILPFQPLIMSFQNVNYFVDMPKEMSSQGITEKRLQLLSNVSGLFSPGVLTALVGSSGAGKTTLMDVLAGRKTGGYIEGDIRISGHPKEQKTFARIAGYVEQNDIHSPQVTVFESLWFSSFLRLPKEVDKKQRKEFVEEVMELVELDSLRHALVGLPGSTGLSTEQRKRLTIAVELVANPSIIFMDEPTSGLDARAAAIVMRTVRNTVDTGRTVVCTIHQPSIEIFEAFDELLLMKRGGRVIYGGKLGEKSQIMIDYFQSIPGIPPIPSSYNPATWMLEISTPAAEERIGEDFAVIHRNSNQYREVEASIQRASVPPVGSQPLKFASTFAQDAFSQFRTCFWKQNLVYWRTPSYNAVRLFFTTMSAIIIGTIFWDIGTKRDSIQNLFVVMGALYASAMFLGVNNSSSVQPIVSIERTVFYRERAAGMYGPYPYAAAQGLVEIPYVAVQTLIYCVITYFMINFERTLGKFFLYLVFNFLTFMYFTFYGMMAVGLTPNQHLAAVISSAFYSLWNLLSGFLVPKPSIPGWWIWFYYICPIAWTLRGIITSQLGDVETKIVGPGFEGSVKEYIEVTFGYGPGMTGVSVAVLLGFSVLFFGIFAISVKVLNFQKR; encoded by the exons ATGACTCAGGCTAAAAGCATTAGGGCAATTAAAAA GATGACATTGCTTTTGGGACCTCCAGGTTCTGGAAAGTCCACACTACTACGAGCTCTTGCAGGAAAAATTGATGAGGGATTGAAG AAAAGTGGGAACATATCATATAATGGTCAAAAGCTTGAGGAATTTTGCATTCAAAGGACTTCGGCTTACATTAGTCAGACAGATAATCACATTGCCGAGTTGACTGTGAGGGAAACATTGGATTTTGCAGCTAGATGCCAAGGTGCAAGTGAAGGTTTTGCAG AATATATGAAAGATCTTACTCGTCTAGAGAGGGAGAGGAATATACGTCCTATTCCTGAGATTGACGCATTTATGAAG GCATCATCTGTTGGTGGTACTAAGCACAGTGTATCCACAGAATACTACCTGAAAATTCTTGGTCTTGATGCTTGTTCAGATACTCTGGTTGGTAATGAAATGCTTAGGGGCATTTCAGGTGGTCAAAGAAAGAGAGTCACTACAG gaGAAATGGTGGTTGGCCCCAGGAAAACATTATTCATGGATGAAATATCCACTGGACTCGATAGCTCCACAACCTACCAAATTGTCAAATGCTTGAGGAATTTTGTTCATTTAATGGAAGGAACAATTTTAATGGCTTTACTTCAGCCTGCACCTGAGACTTTTGATCTATTTGATGATCTGATTGTAATATCCGAAGGATATATTGTGTATCAAGGCCCTCGGGCAGATGTTGTGGATTTCTTTGAGTCTCTAGGCTTTCGACTCCCACCTCGTAAGGGTGTAGCGGACTTTCTTCAAGAG GTGACCTCGCGAAAGGATCAGGCTCAATACTGGGCTGATAGGTCAAAACCTTATGTATTCATTCCTGTTCCAAAAATTGTTGAGGCTTTTCAAAATTCCAGATATGGTCACGATTTGGCAGCTAATATTTCAGCTTCATATGATAAATCCAATGCTCACCCTTCAGCTTTGTCTAAATCCAAGTATGCTGTGTCCATATGGGAGCTCTTTAAAGCATGTTTTGCTAGGGAATTACTTCTAATTAGCAGACATCGTTTTCTCTACATCTTTAGGACATGCCAG GTTGCATTTGTAGGATTTGTCACGTGTACAATGTTCCTGCGAACACGACTACATCCAACAGATTTGACAAATGGAAATCTCTATCTGGCTTGTTTATTTTTTGGCCTAGTGCATATGATGTTCAACGGGCTCTCAGAGCTTCCTATTATGATTTTTCGACTTCCAGTATTTTACAAGCAGAGAGATAATTTCTTCCATCCTGCATGGGCCTGGTCCGTCTCTAGTTGGATTACACGTGTACCCTACTCTGTTATTGAAGCTGCAGTGTGGTCTTGTGTTGTATACTACAGTGTTGGATTTGCACCCAGTCCTGGGAG ATTTTTCCGGTATATGCTTCTACTATTTTCTATGCATCAAATGGCTCTGGCTCTCTTCCGAATGATGGCATCTGTTTCACGAGATATAACTATCTCCAATACATTTGGATCAGCAGCACTACTAGTTATATTCTTGCTGGGAGGATTTATTATGCCGAAGG AAATGATTAAGCCATGGTGGGCCTGGGCCTTTTGGGTGTCTCCATTGTCCTATGGGCAGCGTGCAATTTCTGTTAATGAATTTACTGCAACAAGATGGATGGAG AAAACAACTTCTGGAAATATTTCCCTAGGGTACAGCATTCTCCAATCACACAGTCTACCCAGTGCTGGTTACTGGTATTGGCTAGGTTTTGGGGTCTTATTAGTTTACACTCTGCTTCTCAATATTGCAGGGACAATGGCCTTGACTTTTCTTAATC CTATCAGGAAATCTCAAGCAACCATTCCACCAGAGGTCACGCAGGAAAACACAGTTGAGAATG GAAGTGTAGCAAATTCTGAATCAGATACCATTCCTTCTAGGCTTGGGCATAGAAAGAAGGGAATGATTCTCCCATTTCAACCTTTAATAATGAGTTTCCAAAATGTCAACTATTTTGTTGACATGCCAAAG GAAATGAGTTCACAAGGTATCACAGAAAAGAGGTTGCAATTGCTGTCAAATGTTAGCGGACTATTTTCACCAGGAGTGCTTACAGCATTAGttgggtcaagtggtgcggGTAAGACCACATTGATGGATGTCCTTGCTGGAAGGAAGACTGGTGGGTACATTGAAGGTGACATCAGGATATCTGGTCATCCAAAAGAACAGAAGACTTTTGCAAGGATTGCAGGATATGTCGAACAAAATGACATACATTCTCCACAAGTGACAGTTTTTGAGTCGCTCTGGTTTTCTTCATTTCTACGACTGCCAAAGGAAGTagacaaaaaacaaagaaag GAATTTGTTGAAGAAGTGATGGAACTAGTCGAGCTAGACTCTCTAAGGCATGCTCTGGTAGGGTTGCCAGGCAGTACTGGCTTGTCGACAGAACAAAGAAAACGTTTAACAATTGCAGTGGAGCTTGTTGCAAATCCTTCAATTATATTTATGGATGAACCTACCTCGGGGCTTGATGCACGAGCAGCTGCCATTGTGATGCGAACTGTGCGTAACACTGTTGACACAGGAAGAACAGTAGTCTGTACCATCCATCAGCCAAGTATTGAAATTTTTGAAGCATTTGACGAG TTACTTCTGATGAAACGAGGGGGACGAGTAATATATGGGGGAAAGCTAGGGGAGAAGTCTCAAATTATGATTGATTACTTTCAG AGCATCCCTGGTATTCCCCCAATTCCTAGTAGTTATAACCCAGCGACTTGGATGCTTGAAATAAGTACACCTGCTGCTGAAGAAAGGATCGGTGAAGACTTTGCAGTCATACATAGAAATTCCAATCAATATAG GGAAGTGGAAGCTTCCATTCAGCGGGCAAGTGTTCCACCTGTTGGCTCACAACCGTTGAAGTTTGCGTCCACATTTGCTCAAGATGCATTCTCTCAGTTTAGAACATGCTTCTGGAAGCAAAATCTAGTCTACTGGAGGACGCCATCATACAATGCTGTGAGGTTGTTTTTTACTACAATGAGTGCTATTATAATTGGCACTATATTTTGGGACATCGGCACAAAAAG GGACTCCATACAAAACTTATTTGTTGTAATGGGAGCTCTATATGCTTCTGCCATGTTCCTTGGGGTTAATAACTCGTCTTCTGTACAACCAATTGTTTCAATTGAGAGGACAGTATTCTATAGAGAGCGAGCTGCAGGAATGTATGGCCCATATCCTTATGCCGCAGCGCAG GGTCTTGTGGAGATCCCATATGTTGCAGTACAGACATTGATATATTGTGTTATTACGTACTTCATGATCAACTTTGAAAGGACATTAG GCAAATTTTTCCTCTATCTGGTGTTCAATTTTCTCACGTTCATGTACTTTACCTTCTATGGCATGATGGCTGTGGGTCTAACACCTAATCAGCACTTGGCTGCTGTTATCTCTTCAGCATTCTACTCATTGTGGAATCTCCTCTCCGGCTTTTTAGTACCGAAACCG AGCATCCCTGGATGGTGGATATGGTTCTATTATATCTGCCCAATTGCGTGGACATTGCGGGGCATCATCACCTCCCAACTTGGAGACGTGGAAACCAAAATTGTAGGGCCTGGATTTGAGGGCTCTGTAAAAGAGTATATTGAGGTTACTTTTGGCTATGGCCCAGGGATGACTGGAGTTTCAGTTGCTGTACTTCTTGGCTTCAGTGTTCTATTTTTTGGCATCTTTGCAATCTCTGTCAAAGTCCTCAATTTCCAGAAAAGATGA
- the LOC113730491 gene encoding ABC transporter G family member 31-like isoform X4 — translation MTLLLGPPGSGKSTLLRALAGKIDEGLKKSGNISYNGQKLEEFCIQRTSAYISQTDNHIAELTVRETLDFAARCQGASEGFAEYMKDLTRLERERNIRPIPEIDAFMKASSVGGTKHSVSTEYYLKILGLDACSDTLVGNEMLRGISGGQRKRVTTGEMVVGPRKTLFMDEISTGLDSSTTYQIVKCLRNFVHLMEGTILMALLQPAPETFDLFDDLIVISEGYIVYQGPRADVVDFFESLGFRLPPRKGVADFLQEVTSRKDQAQYWADRSKPYVFIPVPKIVEAFQNSRYGHDLAANISASYDKSNAHPSALSKSKYAVSIWELFKACFARELLLISRHRFLYIFRTCQVAFVGFVTCTMFLRTRLHPTDLTNGNLYLACLFFGLVHMMFNGLSELPIMIFRLPVFYKQRDNFFHPAWAWSVSSWITRVPYSVIEAAVWSCVVYYSVGFAPSPGRFFRYMLLLFSMHQMALALFRMMASVSRDITISNTFGSAALLVIFLLGGFIMPKEMIKPWWAWAFWVSPLSYGQRAISVNEFTATRWMEKTTSGNISLGYSILQSHSLPSAGYWYWLGFGVLLVYTLLLNIAGTMALTFLNPIRKSQATIPPEVTQENTVENGSVANSESDTIPSRLGHRKKGMILPFQPLIMSFQNVNYFVDMPKEMSSQGITEKRLQLLSNVSGLFSPGVLTALVGSSGAGKTTLMDVLAGRKTGGYIEGDIRISGHPKEQKTFARIAGYVEQNDIHSPQVTVFESLWFSSFLRLPKEVDKKQRKEFVEEVMELVELDSLRHALVGLPGSTGLSTEQRKRLTIAVELVANPSIIFMDEPTSGLDARAAAIVMRTVRNTVDTGRTVVCTIHQPSIEIFEAFDELLLMKRGGRVIYGGKLGEKSQIMIDYFQSIPGIPPIPSSYNPATWMLEISTPAAEERIGEDFAVIHRNSNQYREVEASIQRASVPPVGSQPLKFASTFAQDAFSQFRTCFWKQNLVYWRTPSYNAVRLFFTTMSAIIIGTIFWDIGTKRDSIQNLFVVMGALYASAMFLGVNNSSSVQPIVSIERTVFYRERAAGMYGPYPYAAAQGLVEIPYVAVQTLIYCVITYFMINFERTLGKFFLYLVFNFLTFMYFTFYGMMAVGLTPNQHLAAVISSAFYSLWNLLSGFLVPKPSIPGWWIWFYYICPIAWTLRGIITSQLGDVETKIVGPGFEGSVKEYIEVTFGYGPGMTGVSVAVLLGFSVLFFGIFAISVKVLNFQKR, via the exons ATGACATTGCTTTTGGGACCTCCAGGTTCTGGAAAGTCCACACTACTACGAGCTCTTGCAGGAAAAATTGATGAGGGATTGAAG AAAAGTGGGAACATATCATATAATGGTCAAAAGCTTGAGGAATTTTGCATTCAAAGGACTTCGGCTTACATTAGTCAGACAGATAATCACATTGCCGAGTTGACTGTGAGGGAAACATTGGATTTTGCAGCTAGATGCCAAGGTGCAAGTGAAGGTTTTGCAG AATATATGAAAGATCTTACTCGTCTAGAGAGGGAGAGGAATATACGTCCTATTCCTGAGATTGACGCATTTATGAAG GCATCATCTGTTGGTGGTACTAAGCACAGTGTATCCACAGAATACTACCTGAAAATTCTTGGTCTTGATGCTTGTTCAGATACTCTGGTTGGTAATGAAATGCTTAGGGGCATTTCAGGTGGTCAAAGAAAGAGAGTCACTACAG gaGAAATGGTGGTTGGCCCCAGGAAAACATTATTCATGGATGAAATATCCACTGGACTCGATAGCTCCACAACCTACCAAATTGTCAAATGCTTGAGGAATTTTGTTCATTTAATGGAAGGAACAATTTTAATGGCTTTACTTCAGCCTGCACCTGAGACTTTTGATCTATTTGATGATCTGATTGTAATATCCGAAGGATATATTGTGTATCAAGGCCCTCGGGCAGATGTTGTGGATTTCTTTGAGTCTCTAGGCTTTCGACTCCCACCTCGTAAGGGTGTAGCGGACTTTCTTCAAGAG GTGACCTCGCGAAAGGATCAGGCTCAATACTGGGCTGATAGGTCAAAACCTTATGTATTCATTCCTGTTCCAAAAATTGTTGAGGCTTTTCAAAATTCCAGATATGGTCACGATTTGGCAGCTAATATTTCAGCTTCATATGATAAATCCAATGCTCACCCTTCAGCTTTGTCTAAATCCAAGTATGCTGTGTCCATATGGGAGCTCTTTAAAGCATGTTTTGCTAGGGAATTACTTCTAATTAGCAGACATCGTTTTCTCTACATCTTTAGGACATGCCAG GTTGCATTTGTAGGATTTGTCACGTGTACAATGTTCCTGCGAACACGACTACATCCAACAGATTTGACAAATGGAAATCTCTATCTGGCTTGTTTATTTTTTGGCCTAGTGCATATGATGTTCAACGGGCTCTCAGAGCTTCCTATTATGATTTTTCGACTTCCAGTATTTTACAAGCAGAGAGATAATTTCTTCCATCCTGCATGGGCCTGGTCCGTCTCTAGTTGGATTACACGTGTACCCTACTCTGTTATTGAAGCTGCAGTGTGGTCTTGTGTTGTATACTACAGTGTTGGATTTGCACCCAGTCCTGGGAG ATTTTTCCGGTATATGCTTCTACTATTTTCTATGCATCAAATGGCTCTGGCTCTCTTCCGAATGATGGCATCTGTTTCACGAGATATAACTATCTCCAATACATTTGGATCAGCAGCACTACTAGTTATATTCTTGCTGGGAGGATTTATTATGCCGAAGG AAATGATTAAGCCATGGTGGGCCTGGGCCTTTTGGGTGTCTCCATTGTCCTATGGGCAGCGTGCAATTTCTGTTAATGAATTTACTGCAACAAGATGGATGGAG AAAACAACTTCTGGAAATATTTCCCTAGGGTACAGCATTCTCCAATCACACAGTCTACCCAGTGCTGGTTACTGGTATTGGCTAGGTTTTGGGGTCTTATTAGTTTACACTCTGCTTCTCAATATTGCAGGGACAATGGCCTTGACTTTTCTTAATC CTATCAGGAAATCTCAAGCAACCATTCCACCAGAGGTCACGCAGGAAAACACAGTTGAGAATG GAAGTGTAGCAAATTCTGAATCAGATACCATTCCTTCTAGGCTTGGGCATAGAAAGAAGGGAATGATTCTCCCATTTCAACCTTTAATAATGAGTTTCCAAAATGTCAACTATTTTGTTGACATGCCAAAG GAAATGAGTTCACAAGGTATCACAGAAAAGAGGTTGCAATTGCTGTCAAATGTTAGCGGACTATTTTCACCAGGAGTGCTTACAGCATTAGttgggtcaagtggtgcggGTAAGACCACATTGATGGATGTCCTTGCTGGAAGGAAGACTGGTGGGTACATTGAAGGTGACATCAGGATATCTGGTCATCCAAAAGAACAGAAGACTTTTGCAAGGATTGCAGGATATGTCGAACAAAATGACATACATTCTCCACAAGTGACAGTTTTTGAGTCGCTCTGGTTTTCTTCATTTCTACGACTGCCAAAGGAAGTagacaaaaaacaaagaaag GAATTTGTTGAAGAAGTGATGGAACTAGTCGAGCTAGACTCTCTAAGGCATGCTCTGGTAGGGTTGCCAGGCAGTACTGGCTTGTCGACAGAACAAAGAAAACGTTTAACAATTGCAGTGGAGCTTGTTGCAAATCCTTCAATTATATTTATGGATGAACCTACCTCGGGGCTTGATGCACGAGCAGCTGCCATTGTGATGCGAACTGTGCGTAACACTGTTGACACAGGAAGAACAGTAGTCTGTACCATCCATCAGCCAAGTATTGAAATTTTTGAAGCATTTGACGAG TTACTTCTGATGAAACGAGGGGGACGAGTAATATATGGGGGAAAGCTAGGGGAGAAGTCTCAAATTATGATTGATTACTTTCAG AGCATCCCTGGTATTCCCCCAATTCCTAGTAGTTATAACCCAGCGACTTGGATGCTTGAAATAAGTACACCTGCTGCTGAAGAAAGGATCGGTGAAGACTTTGCAGTCATACATAGAAATTCCAATCAATATAG GGAAGTGGAAGCTTCCATTCAGCGGGCAAGTGTTCCACCTGTTGGCTCACAACCGTTGAAGTTTGCGTCCACATTTGCTCAAGATGCATTCTCTCAGTTTAGAACATGCTTCTGGAAGCAAAATCTAGTCTACTGGAGGACGCCATCATACAATGCTGTGAGGTTGTTTTTTACTACAATGAGTGCTATTATAATTGGCACTATATTTTGGGACATCGGCACAAAAAG GGACTCCATACAAAACTTATTTGTTGTAATGGGAGCTCTATATGCTTCTGCCATGTTCCTTGGGGTTAATAACTCGTCTTCTGTACAACCAATTGTTTCAATTGAGAGGACAGTATTCTATAGAGAGCGAGCTGCAGGAATGTATGGCCCATATCCTTATGCCGCAGCGCAG GGTCTTGTGGAGATCCCATATGTTGCAGTACAGACATTGATATATTGTGTTATTACGTACTTCATGATCAACTTTGAAAGGACATTAG GCAAATTTTTCCTCTATCTGGTGTTCAATTTTCTCACGTTCATGTACTTTACCTTCTATGGCATGATGGCTGTGGGTCTAACACCTAATCAGCACTTGGCTGCTGTTATCTCTTCAGCATTCTACTCATTGTGGAATCTCCTCTCCGGCTTTTTAGTACCGAAACCG AGCATCCCTGGATGGTGGATATGGTTCTATTATATCTGCCCAATTGCGTGGACATTGCGGGGCATCATCACCTCCCAACTTGGAGACGTGGAAACCAAAATTGTAGGGCCTGGATTTGAGGGCTCTGTAAAAGAGTATATTGAGGTTACTTTTGGCTATGGCCCAGGGATGACTGGAGTTTCAGTTGCTGTACTTCTTGGCTTCAGTGTTCTATTTTTTGGCATCTTTGCAATCTCTGTCAAAGTCCTCAATTTCCAGAAAAGATGA